A single region of the Acidobacteriota bacterium genome encodes:
- a CDS encoding Gfo/Idh/MocA family oxidoreductase has product MKRVLVVGAGSIGLRHLRLLTEVEGFAVEVCDSRPDGLSEAAAAIPGARQWSDFREAAASRPDMVFVCTPPGSHAALTRIALESGAHVFCEKPISDSAAGARSMIRDQQRTDRLLNVGFVQRFMPEMLRARKLIRDGRVGRVCYARFSVATLNTLQNSRSRHQRDVFGSAALDYVYGFDTFWWLMRERPVSVYARGIQVEGLPFTSRPNLLSAVIEYESERVAELHIDYVAYPDRCTYTFQGELGYVRVDLSRNMVEHGDRETGRRYVENLSVDRDDVMRDQRDHFLGAVEGRHPVSSPPRDALHGTLGVDALIRSLRTGRPEPLETG; this is encoded by the coding sequence ATGAAACGGGTTCTGGTGGTGGGGGCGGGATCCATCGGATTGCGGCACCTGCGGCTTCTGACCGAGGTCGAAGGTTTCGCCGTCGAGGTCTGCGACAGCCGGCCCGATGGGTTGTCCGAAGCCGCAGCCGCCATTCCCGGCGCCCGCCAATGGAGCGACTTCCGTGAGGCCGCCGCCTCCCGTCCCGACATGGTCTTCGTCTGCACTCCACCCGGCTCCCACGCCGCCCTGACCCGCATCGCCCTGGAATCGGGAGCCCATGTCTTCTGCGAGAAGCCGATCTCCGATTCCGCCGCTGGCGCCAGGAGCATGATCCGGGATCAGCAACGGACGGACCGGCTTCTGAACGTGGGGTTCGTCCAGAGGTTCATGCCGGAGATGCTGCGCGCCCGGAAACTCATCCGGGACGGCCGCGTTGGACGGGTCTGCTATGCCCGCTTCTCCGTCGCTACCCTGAATACGCTGCAGAACTCCCGCTCCCGGCACCAGCGCGACGTCTTCGGCTCGGCGGCCCTGGACTACGTCTACGGGTTCGACACCTTCTGGTGGCTCATGAGGGAACGGCCCGTCTCGGTGTACGCCCGGGGCATCCAGGTCGAGGGACTCCCCTTCACCAGCCGCCCCAACCTCCTCAGCGCCGTAATCGAATATGAATCCGAGCGGGTCGCCGAGTTGCACATCGACTACGTCGCCTACCCGGACCGCTGCACGTATACGTTCCAGGGAGAGCTGGGCTACGTTCGGGTGGATCTGAGCCGCAACATGGTGGAACACGGCGACCGGGAAACCGGACGGCGGTACGTGGAAAACCTCTCTGTGGACCGCGACGACGTAATGCGGGACCAGCGGGATCATTTTCTGGGCGCTGTGGAGGGACGGCACCCGGTGAGCAGTCCGCCCCGGGACGCCCTTCACGGAACGCTGGGAGTGGACGCTCTGATACGATCTCTAAGAACAGGGCGGCCCGAACCCCTGGAGACCGGCTGA